Below is a genomic region from Candidatus Rokuibacteriota bacterium.
GGGGTTGGCCTTGAGCATCGGATCGATCTCGCGGGGACCCAGCCCCAGCACCATGAGGAGGCGGATCATGAGCCGCAGGGCCTCCAGGGCGGTGGGTTCCAGGAGCATTCCGACGTCGCTGGCAATGATGCAGCGCTGCGGGCCGATCCGCTCCACGAGCTCCAGGGTTCGGGCAGGATCGACGACCGGCGCCTTGATCACGCTCGGCAGCGAGGGGTAGCAGAAGAGCCCGGCGTAGACCCCGCACTCGACCAGCTCGGCGATCTGCGCCACCGTGAAGGAGCTCAGCGGATGATCGAGGACGGCAGCCGCCCCCAGGGCCCCGATCCGCTCCACGAGGGGGGCCAGCCCGGCGAAGTCGTCCATCCCGCCATACTTCTTGCTGTGGCTCGGGGCGCCCAGGTTGAGGCCGATGCCGTGGTCGCGGGCCAGCTCGATGATCCGCTCTACCTCGGGGCGGACCTTGCCGCCCTCGACGAGCCGCTCGCCGTTCACCGGGTTGAGCCAGATCATCTTGAAGGCGGGAAAGCGGAGCGCCTGCTCGACCTGCCTCGGATCCAGCGCGAACGTGAGGGGGATGCCCCCGTACACCTCGACGCGGCGGGGCAGTGCGCCGGTCTCCACCAGGTGGTCGATGTGGCGCTGGATCGCGTGGGCCTCCCCAACGGTGGAGTAGT
It encodes:
- a CDS encoding DUF6282 family protein is translated as MGLISDERLRELSAGGWLLRFLEQYPRVRELRAGVEDECLAGAIDVHVHADPCSLIPRNQDFTQVAIDAARAGMRAVVRKDHHYSTVGEAHAIQRHIDHLVETGALPRRVEVYGGIPLTFALDPRQVEQALRFPAFKMIWLNPVNGERLVEGGKVRPEVERIIELARDHGIGLNLGAPSHSKKYGGMDDFAGLAPLVERIGALGAAAVLDHPLSSFTVAQIAELVECGVYAGLFCYPSLPSVIKAPVVDPARTLELVERIGPQRCIIASDVGMLLEPTALEALRLMIRLLMVLGLGPREIDPMLKANPARLIGLDGESSRGG